In Hasllibacter sp. MH4015, the following proteins share a genomic window:
- a CDS encoding L,D-transpeptidase codes for MLTRRHFIITTTTLFSGALAMPALAQDAVGLDLDDTIEQATADGPNPWGLHPRFMPQRVAHNAGLTPGDIHVDPTARYLYHIGNDGTAMRYGVAVGRAGLYQPGRFRIQRVAEWPSWTPTANMIAREPHIYAQYAGGVPGGPDNPLGARALYLYAGGRDTYLRIHGTPQPWSIGTSASSGCVRLVNDHVIQLAENVTTGSRAILHS; via the coding sequence ATGCTGACCCGTCGCCATTTCATCATTACGACCACCACGCTGTTTTCCGGCGCGCTGGCGATGCCCGCGCTGGCACAGGATGCCGTGGGTTTGGATCTGGATGACACGATCGAACAGGCCACGGCGGACGGCCCCAACCCCTGGGGTCTGCACCCGCGCTTCATGCCGCAGCGCGTCGCGCATAATGCGGGCCTGACGCCCGGGGATATCCATGTCGACCCGACCGCGCGCTACCTCTATCACATCGGCAATGACGGCACCGCGATGCGCTACGGCGTGGCCGTGGGTCGCGCGGGCCTTTACCAGCCCGGCCGATTCCGCATCCAGCGTGTCGCCGAATGGCCGTCCTGGACGCCGACCGCCAACATGATCGCGCGGGAGCCGCATATCTACGCGCAATATGCCGGTGGTGTGCCCGGTGGCCCCGACAACCCGTTGGGCGCGCGCGCGCTGTACCTCTATGCCGGGGGCCGGGACACGTATCTGCGCATCCACGGCACGCCGCAGCCATGGTCCATCGGAACCTCCGCGTCCTCGGGCTGTGTGCGCCTGGTCAACGACCATGTGATCCAGCTGGCCGAGAACGTGACGACCGGCAGCCGCGCGATCCTGCACAGCTGA
- a CDS encoding peroxiredoxin, which translates to MALRINDEIPNLTVETDQGTISLHDYVGDGWMILFSHPKDFTPVCTTEFGAVAQLADEWAARGTKVLGVSVDGVEDHKKWKGDIEAVGGAKAGFPIAADTDLAISEAFDMLPAETALPENRTPNDTATVRSVFIIGPDKKLKLTMTYPMNVGRNFAEVLRALDGLQTAAKENVATPANWVPGEDVVVPVAVSDEDAIAKYGSIDTKLPYLRMAKLPS; encoded by the coding sequence ATGGCCCTGCGCATCAACGACGAAATCCCGAACCTCACGGTGGAAACCGATCAGGGCACGATCAGCCTGCACGATTATGTCGGCGACGGCTGGATGATCCTGTTCTCCCATCCCAAGGACTTCACCCCCGTCTGCACGACGGAATTCGGCGCCGTGGCGCAGCTGGCCGATGAATGGGCCGCGCGCGGCACCAAGGTGCTTGGCGTGTCGGTCGATGGCGTGGAAGATCACAAGAAGTGGAAGGGCGATATCGAGGCCGTGGGCGGCGCCAAGGCGGGCTTCCCCATCGCCGCCGACACCGACCTCGCGATTTCGGAGGCGTTCGACATGCTGCCCGCGGAAACCGCGCTGCCGGAAAACCGCACCCCCAACGATACCGCCACCGTGCGGTCGGTCTTCATCATCGGGCCGGACAAGAAGCTGAAGCTGACCATGACCTATCCGATGAATGTGGGCCGCAACTTCGCCGAGGTTCTGCGCGCGCTCGACGGGTTGCAGACAGCGGCCAAGGAAAACGTCGCCACCCCCGCCAATTGGGTGCCGGGTGAGGATGTCGTGGTGCCCGTGGCCGTGTCCGACGAAGACGCGATCGCCAAATACGGCTCCATCGACACCAAGCTGCCCTACCTGCGCATGGCGAAACTGCCGTCCTGA
- a CDS encoding Lrp/AsnC family transcriptional regulator encodes MAKFSDQERRLLREIQRDASLSLAALAERCGMAQSTLWRKVQEFEAAGLIRGRVALLDPARAGCKLTVLAAVSLRDHKEETVAGFAQLIHRHGEVVECFATSGAMDYWLKIRVADVEAYEAFMTHSLLRSPHVRELHSTFVLKELKATTELPLP; translated from the coding sequence ATGGCGAAATTTTCTGACCAAGAGCGGCGCTTACTTCGGGAAATCCAACGCGATGCGTCCCTGTCCCTTGCCGCACTGGCGGAGAGATGCGGGATGGCGCAAAGCACGCTCTGGCGCAAGGTACAGGAGTTTGAGGCGGCGGGGCTGATCCGGGGGCGCGTGGCGCTGCTGGATCCGGCGCGGGCCGGTTGCAAGCTGACCGTGCTGGCCGCCGTGAGCCTGAGGGACCACAAGGAGGAGACGGTGGCGGGGTTCGCGCAGCTGATCCATCGCCACGGGGAAGTGGTGGAATGCTTCGCGACGTCGGGGGCGATGGATTACTGGCTGAAGATCCGGGTGGCGGATGTCGAAGCCTACGAGGCGTTCATGACCCACAGCTTGCTGCGATCGCCCCATGTCCGGGAACTGCACAGCACCTTCGTGTTGAAGGAATTGAAGGCAACAACCGAGCTGCCATTGCCGTGA
- a CDS encoding aldehyde dehydrogenase family protein, with protein sequence MGNAKNFYINGAWVAPAAARDFDVIEPSTEDVCETISLGDQADTDAAVAAAKDAFKTWGHSDPAERIALTEKILEVYNARAEEMAQAISKEMGAPLDLARAQQVGAGSWHLEGFLRAARDFVWDHPLGDWAPTERTVYEPVGVCALITPWNWPMNQIVLKVIPALLSGCTMVLKPSEIAPLSGLLFSEFMDEAGVPAGVYNMVNGDGPGVGSQLSAHEDVDMVSFTGSTRAGRLISKAGAETIKRVSLELGGKGANIIFADADEKAVKQGVIRCFRNTGQSCNAPTRMLVERSRYDQAVEQAAETAAKVTVGPASEEGRHIGPAVSEVQFNKIQDLIQAGIDEGARLLAGGTGRPENLNRGYYIRPTVFADVTPDMTIYREEIFGPVLSIMPFDDEDHAVAIANDTDYGLTNYVQTGDQEKLRRVARRLRSGMVEGNGQGFGQGSPFGGYKQSGNGREGGRFGLHEFLETKAVSGWG encoded by the coding sequence ATGGGCAACGCAAAGAACTTCTACATCAACGGCGCGTGGGTCGCCCCAGCCGCCGCGCGCGACTTCGACGTGATCGAACCGTCAACCGAAGATGTGTGCGAAACGATCTCCCTCGGGGATCAGGCCGATACCGATGCGGCGGTCGCTGCCGCGAAGGACGCCTTCAAGACCTGGGGCCACAGCGACCCGGCGGAGCGTATCGCGCTGACGGAGAAGATCCTGGAGGTCTATAACGCGCGCGCCGAGGAGATGGCCCAGGCGATCAGCAAGGAGATGGGCGCACCGCTTGACCTCGCAAGGGCGCAGCAGGTGGGCGCGGGCTCATGGCACCTCGAAGGGTTCCTCCGCGCCGCAAGGGATTTCGTCTGGGATCATCCCCTGGGCGATTGGGCCCCGACCGAGCGCACGGTCTATGAGCCCGTGGGAGTTTGCGCGCTGATCACGCCGTGGAACTGGCCGATGAACCAGATCGTCCTGAAGGTGATCCCGGCGCTTCTGTCGGGCTGCACGATGGTGCTGAAACCGTCCGAAATCGCGCCGCTGTCGGGCCTGTTGTTCAGTGAATTCATGGACGAAGCAGGCGTACCCGCGGGCGTCTACAACATGGTCAACGGCGACGGGCCGGGTGTGGGCAGCCAGCTGTCGGCCCACGAGGACGTCGACATGGTGAGCTTCACCGGATCGACGCGGGCCGGGCGACTGATTTCAAAGGCCGGGGCGGAGACGATCAAGCGCGTGTCACTGGAGCTGGGTGGCAAAGGCGCGAATATCATCTTCGCGGATGCCGACGAGAAGGCGGTCAAGCAAGGTGTGATCCGCTGCTTCCGCAACACCGGCCAATCCTGCAACGCGCCCACAAGGATGTTGGTGGAGCGCTCACGCTACGATCAGGCGGTTGAGCAGGCGGCGGAAACGGCGGCCAAGGTCACCGTCGGCCCCGCCAGCGAAGAAGGCCGCCATATCGGCCCTGCGGTGTCCGAGGTGCAGTTCAACAAGATCCAGGACCTGATCCAGGCGGGCATCGACGAAGGTGCGCGCCTTCTGGCCGGGGGAACGGGGCGACCCGAGAACCTGAACCGGGGCTACTATATCCGGCCAACCGTGTTCGCCGATGTCACGCCAGACATGACGATCTATCGCGAGGAAATCTTCGGGCCCGTCCTGTCGATCATGCCGTTTGACGACGAGGATCACGCGGTGGCGATTGCCAATGACACCGATTACGGCCTGACGAATTACGTGCAGACCGGAGACCAGGAGAAGCTGCGCCGTGTGGCGCGGCGGCTGCGGTCGGGGATGGTCGAGGGCAACGGGCAGGGCTTCGGCCAGGGCTCTCCCTTCGGGGGGTACAAGCAGTCGGGCAATGGCCGCGAGGGCGGGCGGTTCGGCCTGCATGAGTTCCTGGAGACGAAGGCGGTGTCCGGCTGGGGCTGA